The following are from one region of the Rhizobacter sp. AJA081-3 genome:
- a CDS encoding YihY/virulence factor BrkB family protein: MAVRLAGARWRPGGAAAWVLQHPAAFALQVLRGFRANQGLLLAGAVAYYALLSIVPLLILAVIVLSHWVDQAELLRTIGRYLEWLVPGQSKAIVAELAAFVTHRDVMGWVLAISMLFFSSLAFTVLENAMSVIFLHRVVARRRHFLVSAIIPYCFILSLGLGLLLATLVAGSLQAMGENRVEAFWRQWSLAGMSGALLYLLGLAGEIFVLTAVYMVMPVGRPSLRHALIGALAAALLWELSRHALVWYFSTLSQISAVYGSLTTAIAALLSLELGATLLLLGAQVISEYERVEGHDKEAPARPFTTPST; this comes from the coding sequence ATGGCCGTGAGGCTGGCCGGCGCCCGTTGGCGACCAGGAGGCGCGGCTGCCTGGGTGCTGCAGCATCCCGCCGCGTTCGCGCTGCAGGTGCTGCGCGGCTTCCGCGCCAACCAGGGCCTGCTGCTGGCCGGCGCGGTGGCGTACTACGCGCTGCTGTCCATCGTGCCGCTGCTGATCCTCGCGGTGATCGTGCTGTCGCACTGGGTCGACCAGGCCGAGCTGCTGCGCACCATCGGCCGCTACCTCGAGTGGCTGGTGCCGGGGCAGTCGAAGGCCATCGTGGCCGAGCTGGCCGCCTTCGTGACGCACCGAGACGTGATGGGCTGGGTGCTGGCGATCAGCATGCTGTTCTTCAGTTCGCTCGCCTTCACCGTGCTGGAGAACGCGATGTCGGTGATCTTCCTGCACCGCGTCGTGGCGCGACGGCGGCACTTCCTGGTCTCGGCGATCATCCCGTACTGCTTCATCCTCAGCCTCGGGCTGGGCCTGCTGCTGGCGACCCTGGTCGCGGGCAGCCTGCAGGCGATGGGCGAGAACCGCGTCGAAGCCTTCTGGCGCCAGTGGTCGCTCGCCGGCATGTCCGGCGCGCTGCTCTACCTGCTCGGGCTGGCCGGAGAGATCTTCGTGCTCACTGCCGTGTACATGGTCATGCCAGTGGGCCGGCCGTCGCTGCGGCATGCGCTGATCGGCGCGTTGGCAGCCGCGCTGCTGTGGGAGCTGTCCCGCCACGCGCTGGTCTGGTACTTCTCGACGCTGTCGCAGATCAGCGCCGTCTACGGCTCGCTGACCACCGCCATCGCCGCGCTGCTGAGCCTGGAACTGGGCGCGACCCTGTTGCTGTTGGGGGCGCAGGTGATCTCGGAGTACGAGCGCGTCGAAGGGCATGACAAAGAGGCACCTGCACGGCCCTTCACGACGCCGTCAACCTGA
- a CDS encoding type 1 glutamine amidotransferase domain-containing protein codes for MHILMVLTSHAQLGDTGRATGFWLEEFAAPYYLFKDAGAQVTLASPRGGQPPLDPKSDDPAAQTEATRRFKDDDAAQAELAHTRLLGDVAESGFDAVFYPGGHGPLWDLAEDSTSIALIEAMLDAGKPVAAVCHAPAVLRHAKRRDGSSVVKGSKVTGFTNSEEQAAGLTDVVPFRVEDMLRAQGGDYSKLDDWQPHVVVDGRLVTGQNPASSAPAAAALLKLLS; via the coding sequence TTGCACATCCTCATGGTTCTCACCTCGCACGCCCAACTCGGCGACACCGGCCGGGCCACCGGCTTCTGGCTGGAGGAGTTCGCCGCACCGTACTACCTGTTCAAGGATGCCGGAGCCCAGGTCACGCTGGCCTCGCCGCGCGGCGGGCAACCCCCGCTGGACCCGAAGAGCGACGACCCCGCGGCGCAGACCGAGGCCACGCGCCGCTTCAAGGACGACGACGCCGCGCAGGCCGAGCTGGCGCACACGCGGCTGCTCGGCGACGTGGCCGAGTCCGGCTTCGACGCGGTGTTCTACCCGGGCGGCCACGGCCCCTTGTGGGACCTGGCCGAAGACAGCACCTCGATCGCGCTGATCGAAGCCATGCTCGATGCCGGCAAGCCGGTGGCCGCCGTCTGCCACGCGCCCGCGGTGCTGCGTCACGCCAAGCGGCGCGATGGCAGCTCGGTGGTGAAGGGCAGCAAGGTCACGGGCTTCACGAACAGCGAGGAGCAGGCCGCCGGCCTCACCGACGTCGTGCCCTTCCGCGTGGAAGACATGTTGCGCGCGCAGGGTGGCGACTACTCCAAGCTCGACGACTGGCAGCCGCACGTGGTCGTCGACGGCCGGCTCGTCACCGGGCAGAACCCGGCATCGTCGGCTCCGGCGGCGGCGGCACTGCTGAAGCTGCTCTCCTGA
- a CDS encoding sodium-dependent bicarbonate transport family permease produces MSPFLDPAILFFVFGLLAGGLRSNLEIPPPIARFLSLYLLMALGLKGGFALAASGLTAQVSVSLLAALGLAVVVPALGYGLLRRFLNGFDAAAIAATYGSVSAVTFITAVQYLDTHAVAYGGHMAAAMALMESPAIVMAVLLANMVRQRERRAAGLAPDAAHPAPSLRHILHESFTDGAQLLLLGAMAVGIITGEAGQAAMKPFASDLFKGMLAFFLLDMGLLAARHMGDLRGKSPWLLAYALLGPLVHATLALGLAAALGLPPGNGALLMVLAASASYIAVPAVVRVAIPEANPSLYVGMSLGLTFPFNILLGIPLYVGVAQRVLS; encoded by the coding sequence ATGAGCCCCTTCCTCGACCCGGCAATCCTGTTCTTCGTGTTCGGCCTGCTGGCGGGCGGGCTGCGCTCCAACCTGGAGATCCCGCCGCCCATCGCGCGATTCCTGTCGCTGTACCTGCTGATGGCGCTGGGCCTGAAAGGCGGCTTCGCGTTGGCCGCTTCGGGCCTGACGGCTCAGGTCAGCGTCAGCCTGCTCGCCGCGCTCGGCCTGGCCGTGGTGGTGCCGGCGCTCGGCTACGGGCTGCTGCGCCGCTTCCTGAACGGCTTCGACGCCGCGGCGATCGCGGCCACCTACGGCTCGGTCAGCGCGGTGACCTTCATCACCGCAGTGCAGTACCTCGACACCCACGCCGTGGCCTATGGCGGGCACATGGCCGCGGCGATGGCGCTGATGGAGTCGCCCGCCATCGTGATGGCCGTGCTGCTGGCGAACATGGTGCGCCAGCGCGAACGACGCGCTGCCGGACTGGCGCCCGACGCAGCGCATCCCGCGCCCTCGTTGCGCCACATCCTTCACGAGTCGTTCACCGATGGGGCGCAGTTGCTGCTGCTCGGCGCGATGGCTGTGGGCATCATCACCGGCGAGGCCGGGCAGGCGGCGATGAAGCCGTTCGCCAGCGATCTGTTCAAGGGCATGCTCGCCTTCTTCCTGCTCGACATGGGCCTGCTCGCCGCGCGCCACATGGGCGACCTGCGCGGCAAGTCGCCGTGGCTGCTCGCGTACGCCCTGCTCGGGCCGCTGGTGCACGCCACGCTGGCGCTGGGGCTGGCCGCGGCGCTGGGCCTGCCGCCGGGCAACGGCGCGCTGCTGATGGTGCTGGCGGCCAGCGCGTCCTACATCGCCGTGCCGGCGGTGGTGCGCGTGGCGATCCCGGAGGCCAACCCCTCGCTGTACGTCGGCATGTCGCTCGGGCTGACCTTCCCGTTCAACATCCTGCTGGGCATCCCGCTGTACGTGGGCGTGGCGCAGCGCGTTCTGTCTTGA
- a CDS encoding exopolysaccharide biosynthesis protein has protein sequence MTAPPLHERLRAAAAELQSDRVSLAEMAAAHGPAAQGTLLVLMAAPCLLPVAGVGTLLGLGLVAVALAMWRGHELVCLPPRVADMALPRQGAQRVLGLMAGFYAFASRCSRERLTHLVRTGSCRWLASGVGAMAVLIVLPIPFGNVLPALALTAIGLGMVFRDGVAVVLGAVFGVLALAFTAGLGLAAWHWGGEGLTAWLAA, from the coding sequence ATGACGGCGCCGCCGCTGCACGAGCGCCTGCGCGCCGCCGCCGCCGAACTGCAGTCCGACCGTGTCTCGCTGGCCGAGATGGCAGCGGCGCACGGCCCGGCCGCGCAGGGCACCTTGCTGGTGCTGATGGCCGCACCCTGCCTGCTGCCGGTGGCTGGCGTGGGCACGCTGCTCGGCCTGGGCCTGGTCGCCGTGGCACTGGCCATGTGGCGCGGCCACGAGCTGGTGTGCCTGCCGCCGCGCGTTGCGGACATGGCCTTGCCGCGCCAGGGGGCTCAGCGCGTGCTCGGACTGATGGCCGGCTTCTATGCCTTTGCTTCACGCTGTTCGCGGGAGCGGCTCACCCACCTCGTGCGAACCGGCAGTTGCCGCTGGCTCGCGAGCGGCGTGGGCGCGATGGCCGTGCTCATCGTGCTGCCGATCCCGTTCGGCAACGTGCTGCCGGCGCTGGCGCTCACCGCGATCGGCCTGGGCATGGTGTTCCGCGACGGCGTGGCGGTGGTGCTGGGCGCCGTGTTCGGGGTGCTCGCGCTCGCGTTCACCGCGGGCCTGGGGCTGGCCGCCTGGCACTGGGGCGGCGAGGGACTGACGGCGTGGCTCGCCGCATGA
- a CDS encoding TerB family tellurite resistance protein, whose translation MRSYPTNSPQAAARIVALTMLADGHLAKSELDVLERQGAHDQLGLDRETLQSVLHAFCEDLLHSAHLTWSDACRVDPRTLAQLMAEVDDPALRLKVLQLCLKIVQADDHVAEGETIVLGAAVEHWGLHREMFQAA comes from the coding sequence ATGCGCAGCTACCCGACCAACAGCCCGCAGGCCGCGGCCCGCATCGTCGCCTTGACGATGCTGGCCGACGGCCACCTCGCCAAGTCCGAGCTCGACGTGCTCGAGCGCCAGGGCGCACACGATCAGCTCGGTCTGGACCGCGAGACCCTGCAGTCGGTGCTGCACGCCTTCTGCGAAGACCTGCTGCACAGCGCGCACCTGACCTGGAGCGACGCCTGCCGCGTCGACCCGCGCACCCTGGCGCAGCTGATGGCCGAGGTGGACGACCCGGCGCTGCGCCTGAAGGTGCTGCAGCTGTGCCTGAAGATCGTGCAGGCCGACGACCACGTCGCCGAGGGCGAGACGATCGTGCTGGGCGCGGCCGTGGAGCACTGGGGCTTGCACCGCGAGATGTTCCAAGCCGCATGA
- a CDS encoding Bax inhibitor-1/YccA family protein: MNDTTSTLSADARTGLPAVSTAAPLAAARVLRNTYALLAMTLLFSAGVAAVAVAFALPAPGLLISLVGMFGLLFAVHKLKNSGWALPAVFAFTGFMGWTLGPLLSKVLTLPGGAQVITMALGATGVVFLALSAWVLSTRRDFSAMGGFLFAGMVIALLAGLAAVFLQMPALGLAVSAMVALLSAGLILFETSRIVNGGETNYVLATVGLYVSILNLFTSLLSLFGFGGSDE; encoded by the coding sequence ATGAACGACACCACTTCCACCCTGAGCGCCGACGCACGCACCGGCTTGCCGGCGGTGAGTACCGCGGCGCCGCTAGCGGCCGCGCGCGTGCTGCGAAACACCTACGCCCTGCTGGCCATGACGCTGCTGTTCAGCGCCGGCGTGGCCGCGGTCGCCGTGGCCTTCGCCTTGCCGGCACCGGGCTTGCTCATTTCGCTGGTGGGCATGTTCGGCCTGCTGTTCGCCGTGCACAAGCTGAAGAACAGCGGCTGGGCGCTGCCGGCCGTCTTCGCCTTCACCGGCTTCATGGGCTGGACGCTCGGCCCGCTGCTGTCGAAGGTTCTGACGCTGCCCGGCGGCGCGCAGGTGATCACGATGGCGCTCGGCGCCACGGGCGTGGTGTTCCTCGCCCTGTCGGCCTGGGTGCTGAGCACGCGGCGCGACTTCAGCGCCATGGGCGGCTTCCTGTTCGCCGGCATGGTGATCGCGCTGCTGGCCGGCCTGGCCGCGGTGTTCCTGCAGATGCCGGCGCTGGGCCTGGCGGTGTCGGCCATGGTCGCCCTGCTGTCGGCCGGGCTGATCCTGTTCGAGACCAGCCGCATCGTCAACGGCGGCGAAACCAACTACGTGCTGGCCACCGTGGGCCTGTACGTGTCGATCCTCAACCTGTTCACCAGCCTGCTGAGCCTGTTCGGCTTCGGCGGCTCGGACGAGTGA
- a CDS encoding HPF/RaiA family ribosome-associated protein gives MQVVFESRDPEGARLRELAVQRARFVMRRLAWLVPRAKVQLSDVNGPRGGVDKRCQVELSTDGSGTVVITSLARDWRSALDSALARAARVLVRLLRRGQAHGRARPRAIASDL, from the coding sequence ATGCAAGTCGTCTTCGAATCCCGCGACCCGGAAGGTGCGCGCCTGCGCGAGCTGGCCGTGCAGCGCGCGCGCTTCGTGATGCGCCGCCTGGCCTGGCTGGTGCCGCGTGCCAAGGTGCAGCTGTCCGACGTGAACGGCCCGCGCGGCGGCGTCGACAAGCGCTGCCAGGTCGAGCTGAGCACCGACGGCAGCGGCACGGTCGTCATCACTTCGCTGGCGCGCGACTGGCGCAGCGCCCTCGACAGCGCGCTGGCGCGCGCCGCACGCGTGCTGGTGCGCCTGCTGCGCCGCGGCCAGGCGCATGGGCGGGCGCGACCGCGCGCCATCGCTTCCGATCTTTGA
- a CDS encoding LysR family transcriptional regulator, with translation MSLSFNYRHLYYFWVVAKEGGMARAAARLGMAVQTVSTQVRELERSLGHSLLKPAGRGLVLTEAGLAALRQADQIFQLGEQLPAEVRDAATTHGVRLAVGIADALPKLVVRRLLQPVMLEPHLRLVCHVDEFEDMLADLALHRLDVVLADRAAPANANLKLYSHSLGASGLSWYAAPSLYASARRGFPQSLARVPVLLPTSHAAVRSRIDHWLEHEGIRPTVAGEFEDSALLKTFGASGMGVFPAVDLVHDDLVQRYDVKRVGACEGVEEHFFAIGTEKKVLHPLVQRLLPAQKTLRPPARQTG, from the coding sequence ATGAGCCTGAGCTTCAACTACCGGCACCTGTACTACTTCTGGGTCGTGGCCAAGGAGGGCGGCATGGCGCGCGCCGCGGCGCGCCTGGGCATGGCGGTGCAGACGGTGAGCACGCAGGTGCGCGAGCTCGAGCGCTCGCTCGGCCATTCGCTGCTCAAGCCGGCCGGCCGCGGCCTGGTGCTCACCGAGGCGGGCCTGGCCGCGTTGCGCCAGGCCGACCAGATCTTCCAGCTCGGCGAGCAGCTGCCTGCCGAGGTGCGCGACGCCGCCACCACGCATGGCGTGCGGCTGGCCGTGGGCATCGCCGATGCCCTGCCCAAGCTGGTGGTGCGGCGGCTGCTGCAGCCGGTGATGCTGGAGCCGCACCTGCGCCTGGTGTGCCACGTCGACGAGTTCGAGGACATGCTGGCCGATCTGGCCCTGCACCGGCTCGACGTGGTGCTGGCCGACCGCGCCGCACCGGCGAACGCCAACCTCAAGCTCTACAGCCACTCGCTGGGCGCCTCGGGCCTGTCGTGGTACGCCGCGCCATCGCTGTACGCGTCGGCGCGGCGCGGATTCCCGCAGTCGCTGGCCCGCGTGCCTGTGCTGCTGCCGACCTCCCATGCCGCGGTGCGCAGCCGCATCGACCACTGGCTGGAACACGAAGGCATCCGCCCGACGGTGGCCGGCGAGTTCGAGGACAGCGCGCTGCTCAAGACCTTCGGCGCCAGCGGCATGGGCGTGTTTCCCGCCGTCGACCTCGTGCACGACGACCTGGTGCAGCGCTACGACGTGAAGCGCGTCGGCGCCTGCGAAGGTGTCGAGGAGCACTTCTTCGCCATCGGCACCGAGAAAAAGGTGCTGCACCCGCTGGTGCAGCGGTTGCTGCCGGCACAGAAAACCCTGAGGCCGCCGGCACGACAGACTGGGTGA
- the fdnG gene encoding formate dehydrogenase-N subunit alpha, with protein MDMNRRHFFRVSGAGLVGSSLVAMGFSPTAALAQTRNFKLARTTETRSTCPYCSVSCGLVMYTLGDKAKNVKSTIIHVEGDPDHPVNRGTLCPKGAGVMDMIQSPNRVKHPQVREAGANEWKTISWDEALTRVAKHLKADRDANLVKTVEKDGKQITVNRWNTSAFLISSASSNESGYLSVKVARGLGMVALDTQARIUHAPTVSSLGPTFGRGAMTNSWTDIKNTDLVLIMGGNAAEAHPCGFKWVTEAQQQRKAKLIVVDPRFTRSAAVADYYAPIRVGTDIAFLAGVINYLLSNDKIHLDYVKLNTDASFLTKPDYKFDNGFFSGYDEAKRSYNKASWGYQLGEDGFVKVDETLQDPLCVFQQMKKHYARYTPELVSQITGTPKDQFLKVAEMLAATSATDKVMTICYALGWTQHSVGSQNIRTMAMIQLLLGNMGRPGGGINALRGHANVQGITDMCAYSEVMSGYLASPTEADVDRETFLKVRTGKPLRPGQMAFTQNFPKWHTSLMKAYYGNAATKENDFGYDWYPKRDGAYDILAIFERMHQGKVNGFVVQGFNPLAAVPNKKKLSAALSKLKYLVVMDPLETETSEFWKNFGPLNDVKPEEIKTEVFRFPTSCFAEETGSFTNSSRVISWKEKAVDPPGEAKADSEIMARLFMKLRGMYAKEGGTLPEPVAALAWPYLNGNAPSPAELLREISGKALADLMPPPPAPKLDAAGKPIPVPPPAPGTPPPTPIVKAGEQIPGFAVLRDDGSTACGNWIYAGCWSQTGNLTARRDNSDPTGLGVFPNWGFSWPANRRILYNRASADKDGKPWDPSRKYLAWNGSSWAGGADVPDMRPDAAPEQNVGAFIMNPEGVARLHAVGMNEGPFPEHYEPFETPVGVNLMCPSNAKAVSNPAARVYKGDLEAFGKKEEFPYAATTYRLTEHLHFWTKHSKSNAIVQPAPFVEIGEELAKEKGIKQGDKVKVRSNRGEVVAACVVTKRMKALDVNGKKVHHVGIPIHWGFKGVTQNGYLANALTPFVGDANSQTPEFKAFLVNIEKVG; from the coding sequence ATGGACATGAACCGGAGGCACTTCTTCCGGGTCAGCGGAGCGGGGCTGGTGGGATCCAGCCTCGTCGCGATGGGCTTCTCGCCCACCGCGGCACTCGCGCAAACGCGCAACTTCAAGCTGGCTCGAACCACCGAAACCCGCAGCACCTGCCCGTATTGCTCGGTGAGCTGCGGGCTGGTGATGTACACGCTGGGCGACAAGGCGAAGAACGTCAAGTCGACCATCATCCACGTCGAGGGCGACCCCGACCACCCGGTCAACCGCGGCACGCTGTGCCCAAAGGGTGCCGGCGTGATGGACATGATCCAGTCGCCCAACCGCGTCAAGCACCCGCAGGTGCGCGAGGCCGGTGCGAACGAGTGGAAGACGATCTCCTGGGACGAGGCGCTCACGCGTGTGGCCAAGCACCTGAAGGCCGACCGCGACGCCAACCTCGTCAAGACGGTCGAGAAGGACGGCAAGCAGATCACCGTGAACCGCTGGAACACCAGCGCCTTCCTGATCTCCTCCGCCTCGTCCAACGAATCCGGTTATCTGTCCGTAAAGGTCGCTCGCGGCCTGGGGATGGTCGCACTCGATACGCAAGCACGTATCTGACACGCGCCGACGGTGTCCAGTCTGGGCCCGACTTTCGGTCGCGGAGCGATGACCAACTCGTGGACTGATATCAAGAACACGGATCTCGTTCTCATCATGGGCGGCAATGCCGCCGAGGCGCACCCCTGCGGATTCAAGTGGGTGACCGAGGCGCAGCAGCAGCGCAAGGCCAAGCTGATCGTGGTGGACCCGCGCTTCACGCGCAGCGCCGCCGTGGCCGACTACTACGCGCCGATCCGCGTGGGGACCGACATCGCCTTCCTGGCCGGTGTCATCAACTACCTGCTGTCGAACGACAAGATCCACCTCGACTACGTCAAGCTGAACACCGACGCGAGCTTCCTGACCAAGCCGGACTACAAGTTCGACAACGGCTTCTTCAGCGGCTACGACGAGGCCAAGCGTTCGTACAACAAGGCCAGCTGGGGCTATCAGCTCGGTGAGGACGGCTTCGTCAAGGTCGACGAGACGCTGCAGGATCCGCTGTGCGTGTTCCAGCAGATGAAGAAGCACTATGCCCGGTACACGCCGGAGCTGGTCAGCCAGATCACCGGCACGCCGAAGGATCAGTTCCTGAAGGTGGCCGAGATGCTGGCGGCCACGTCGGCCACCGACAAGGTGATGACCATCTGCTACGCGCTGGGCTGGACACAGCACAGCGTGGGCTCGCAGAACATCCGCACCATGGCCATGATCCAGCTGCTGCTGGGCAACATGGGCCGCCCGGGCGGTGGGATCAACGCGCTGCGCGGCCACGCCAACGTGCAGGGCATCACCGACATGTGCGCCTACTCGGAAGTGATGTCGGGCTACCTGGCCTCGCCCACCGAGGCCGACGTTGACCGGGAGACCTTCCTGAAGGTCCGCACCGGCAAGCCGCTGCGCCCGGGGCAGATGGCCTTCACGCAGAACTTCCCGAAGTGGCACACCAGCCTGATGAAGGCCTACTACGGGAACGCGGCGACCAAGGAAAACGACTTCGGCTACGACTGGTACCCCAAGCGCGATGGCGCCTACGACATCCTGGCGATCTTCGAGCGCATGCACCAGGGCAAGGTCAACGGCTTCGTCGTGCAGGGCTTCAACCCGCTGGCCGCGGTGCCCAACAAGAAGAAGCTGTCGGCTGCGCTGTCCAAGCTGAAGTACCTGGTGGTGATGGATCCGCTGGAGACGGAGACGAGCGAGTTCTGGAAGAACTTCGGCCCGCTCAACGACGTCAAGCCGGAGGAGATCAAGACCGAGGTGTTCCGCTTCCCGACCAGCTGCTTCGCCGAGGAGACCGGCTCCTTCACCAACTCCAGCCGCGTCATCAGCTGGAAGGAGAAGGCCGTCGATCCGCCGGGAGAAGCCAAGGCCGACAGCGAGATCATGGCGCGCCTGTTCATGAAGCTGCGCGGCATGTACGCCAAGGAGGGCGGCACGCTGCCCGAACCGGTGGCTGCACTCGCCTGGCCCTACCTGAACGGCAACGCGCCGAGCCCGGCCGAGCTGCTGCGCGAGATCTCCGGCAAGGCGCTGGCCGACCTGATGCCGCCGCCGCCCGCGCCCAAGCTCGACGCCGCGGGCAAGCCGATCCCGGTGCCGCCGCCGGCGCCGGGCACGCCGCCGCCCACGCCGATCGTCAAGGCCGGCGAGCAGATCCCGGGCTTCGCGGTGCTGCGCGACGACGGCAGCACGGCTTGCGGCAACTGGATCTACGCCGGCTGCTGGAGCCAGACGGGCAACCTGACCGCACGGCGCGACAACAGCGACCCGACCGGCCTGGGCGTGTTCCCGAACTGGGGTTTCTCGTGGCCGGCGAACCGCCGCATCCTCTACAACCGCGCCAGCGCGGACAAGGACGGCAAGCCCTGGGATCCGAGCCGCAAGTACCTCGCCTGGAACGGCAGTTCCTGGGCCGGCGGAGCCGACGTGCCCGACATGCGGCCCGACGCCGCGCCGGAGCAGAACGTCGGCGCCTTCATCATGAACCCCGAAGGCGTGGCGCGGCTGCATGCGGTGGGCATGAACGAAGGCCCGTTCCCGGAGCACTACGAGCCCTTCGAGACGCCGGTGGGCGTGAACCTGATGTGCCCGAGCAATGCGAAGGCCGTCAGCAACCCCGCGGCGCGCGTCTACAAGGGCGACCTGGAGGCCTTCGGCAAGAAGGAGGAGTTCCCCTACGCGGCCACCACCTACCGCCTCACCGAGCACCTCCACTTCTGGACCAAGCACTCGAAGAGCAACGCGATCGTGCAACCCGCACCGTTCGTGGAGATCGGCGAGGAGCTGGCCAAGGAGAAGGGCATCAAGCAGGGCGACAAGGTCAAGGTGCGCAGCAACCGCGGCGAAGTGGTCGCGGCCTGCGTGGTCACCAAGCGCATGAAGGCGCTCGACGTCAACGGCAAGAAGGTGCACCACGTCGGCATCCCCATCCACTGGGGCTTCAAGGGCGTGACGCAGAACGGCTACCTGGCCAACGCATTGACCCCGTTCGTCGGCGACGCGAATTCGCAGACGCCGGAGTTCAAGGCGTTCCTCGTCAACATCGAGAAGGTGGGCTGA
- the fdxH gene encoding formate dehydrogenase subunit beta encodes MSSLQSQDIVARSATTTPSPQVRTNAPQVAKLIDESKCIGCKACQVACMNWNDLRDEVGTNIGVYDNPSDLTPTSWTVMKFFEVEPKEGSLEWLIRKDGCMHCEDPGCLKACPAPGAIVKLSNGIVDFISENCIGCGYCVKGCPFDVPRISAKDNKAYKCTLCSDRVGVGLEPACVKTCPTGAIGFGTKDDMVAYGEKRAGELKERGFQNAGLYNPQGVGGTHVMYVLKHADRPELEDLPKNPTISPMVSLWKGVAKPLAVAGMIGAVLAGFFHYMKVGPVEEKTNEEETT; translated from the coding sequence ATGTCGAGTCTGCAATCACAGGACATCGTGGCCCGCTCGGCCACCACCACGCCCAGCCCGCAGGTGCGCACCAACGCGCCGCAGGTTGCCAAGCTGATCGACGAGTCAAAGTGCATCGGCTGCAAGGCCTGCCAGGTCGCGTGCATGAACTGGAACGACCTGCGCGACGAGGTCGGCACCAACATCGGCGTCTACGACAACCCGAGCGACCTCACGCCGACCTCCTGGACGGTGATGAAGTTCTTCGAGGTCGAGCCGAAGGAAGGCAGCCTCGAGTGGCTGATCCGCAAGGACGGCTGCATGCACTGCGAGGACCCGGGCTGCCTGAAGGCCTGCCCGGCCCCCGGCGCGATCGTCAAGCTGTCCAACGGGATCGTCGACTTCATCTCCGAGAACTGCATCGGCTGCGGCTACTGCGTCAAGGGCTGCCCCTTCGACGTGCCGCGTATCAGCGCCAAGGACAACAAGGCCTACAAGTGCACCTTGTGTTCCGACCGCGTCGGCGTGGGCCTGGAGCCGGCGTGCGTGAAGACCTGCCCGACCGGCGCGATCGGCTTCGGCACCAAGGACGACATGGTCGCTTACGGTGAGAAGCGCGCCGGCGAGCTGAAGGAGCGTGGCTTCCAGAATGCGGGCCTGTACAACCCGCAAGGCGTGGGCGGCACGCATGTCATGTACGTGCTCAAGCATGCCGACCGGCCCGAGCTGGAAGACCTGCCGAAGAATCCGACGATCAGCCCGATGGTCTCGCTGTGGAAGGGCGTGGCCAAGCCGCTGGCCGTCGCCGGGATGATCGGCGCGGTGCTGGCGGGCTTCTTCCACTACATGAAGGTCGGTCCGGTCGAGGAGAAGACCAACGAGGAGGAAACGACATGA
- a CDS encoding formate dehydrogenase subunit gamma gives MSLLQRYSDRERMNHWVIALLFVLTGLSGLAFFHPAFYFFTHLFGGGQWARILHPFMGVVMFVSFLGLFFRLWRDNVMNDADKEWRAHTGDMLRGDKKKMPPVGKYNAGQKMMFWVTAGSLLVMLVTGVMFWRPWFAPIFPIVVLRAAVLLHSVAAVVLILSTIVHVYAAIWVKGSVRAMTRGTVTDAWARQHHMLWHQQMTRGK, from the coding sequence ATGAGTCTGCTGCAACGTTACAGCGACCGGGAGCGAATGAACCACTGGGTGATTGCGCTGCTGTTCGTGCTCACCGGCCTGTCGGGCCTGGCCTTCTTCCACCCGGCCTTCTACTTCTTCACCCACCTGTTCGGTGGCGGTCAGTGGGCGCGCATCCTGCACCCGTTCATGGGCGTGGTGATGTTCGTGTCCTTCCTCGGCCTGTTCTTCCGCCTGTGGCGCGACAACGTGATGAACGATGCCGACAAGGAATGGCGTGCCCACACCGGCGACATGCTGCGCGGCGACAAGAAGAAGATGCCGCCGGTGGGCAAGTACAACGCCGGGCAGAAGATGATGTTCTGGGTGACGGCGGGCAGCCTGCTCGTGATGCTGGTCACCGGCGTGATGTTCTGGCGCCCCTGGTTCGCGCCGATCTTCCCGATCGTCGTGCTGCGCGCCGCCGTGCTGCTGCACTCGGTGGCGGCGGTGGTGCTGATCCTGTCGACCATCGTGCACGTCTATGCGGCCATCTGGGTGAAGGGTTCGGTGCGCGCGATGACCCGCGGCACCGTCACCGATGCCTGGGCGCGCCAGCACCACATGCTGTGGCACCAGCAGATGACCCGGGGGAAATGA